One stretch of Harmonia axyridis chromosome 1, icHarAxyr1.1, whole genome shotgun sequence DNA includes these proteins:
- the LOC123675460 gene encoding ribonuclease P protein subunit p14-like, giving the protein MYYYMHISLNFEKDQENRITPAFFKDNIIRCVRSVFGECACNADIDLLKYNPGNLNAIIRIPEHLYVKVHAALSFCGAWHGQPCFYIIHKTSPLLLSLSQDSRNYEH; this is encoded by the exons ATGTATTACTATATGCATATTTCATT GAACTTTGAAAAGGACCAAGAGAACCGTATAACTCCTGCTTTCTTCAAAGATAATATAATCAGATGTGTCCGAAGTGTATTTGGAGAATGTGCTTGCAATGCTGATATAGATCTACTCAAATATAACCCAGGAAATCTTAATGCTATAATTCGAATACCTGAGCACTTATACGTGAAAGTTCATGCAGCTTTAAGTTTTTGTGGAGCTTGGCACGGTCAACCTTGTTTTTATATTATCCACAAAACTAGCCCTTTATTATTGAGTTTATCTCAGGATAGTAGAAACTACGAGCACTAA
- the LOC123675402 gene encoding nuclear pore complex protein Nup133, with the protein MDRSFQNVSLTKSPLITQSPFNRTGKRGVAPSPFRKSSRWSVSGKSTQSVQVVFKTHHNSVERFGQPLPVLITETLTFADRKTVVSAGISEYGYAWVVCGRRLLIWQYRQNVQAPSGTPQRKHAVSNVCFELQLPQSDLSHRAELVAVFLTSGAHSPSCIAVSPEGLIRYWPSVSHEDVSIEQTIDLQGQECDSLTEIEGLGCILATTTCSIALVQPQFINGRHTLNCHTLKAPTGWLGGISKKMSSFIFGPISSEQSAETRLVRVHSISDQNEGWTVFILAGHSLQKWKISSNQPEQLIYMVELNRLVRDHFRSAMGENCVGELDTWILDLQHDKENLILLTAAVNMPYSPQIHYALISIPINNCQPSIIAKEFKILKIMEMYREDNPGESLSYKFLWCNNCTYLFNQKKIIVLKSPEEQDVLEFTTPQDFILGGSVCVNTPIFFLKNNGLVSVIGSDLSSDLNLSMANASLEQYVNETNGANNLSVYHLDPMEIYNAYTDTLGQIKAAFIFHIKNQMSACQDIVNELFPVEAETSPSVDSVLDNVVVSLCRDIINDKPACDPRWNEEVNPGIGSSYSMQILTQLQDKHKALNLFCKFLRETNLWNRLGAHTHRDGYLATVYILSEFSEKVVAAIQLKSFPSEQILDKAIDRAVEGIEIDSEFGLTNQDVFYSTVDRIYKCFQELVNGCSEIVHSDMNPSEISSTISKTNNIILNVLKEVLQYRRNNADIFTPQEIALSLAPDYLLWISANGTEGLMDSLWEQHNLTCKYAMKYTSNKQLRHDLSHQLVSLIDIILDGRKNHIQSIKDTHRKELSYKQYCIDRYKLIFPLIDEKEWESATQLAEKFLDFDCLICICEATDNQQRLDEYMNRFQSEGFTEHVYNWYLKENKQAKLIERCRKLNSRNAQKLTGFLGQHPSLLWMQQIFDLQFAQASLTLSNLSDNETDSITKQKTMYSLAKLAKLAAPNARDTDTFLEKVNDKLELISYQEDIPDYVLQHFGYNTEDPQVLTPKEIINLYICNEYTDSSELEFKKALDVLKFIDSPDIKEEMYLRIWRQALLRDTWHYSNLDSPLEILQNTLIFKIVDVAISMGTDADLLMPNIEILLDDNSLDDLRENKACIYLLKTGYEHIQRILSS; encoded by the coding sequence ATGGATCGAAGTTTTCAAAATGTCTCTCTAACTAAAAGTCCATTGATTACGCAAAGTCCTTTCAATAGAACAGGAAAAAGAGGAGTTGCTCCATCACCATTTAGAAAATCTTCACGGTGGAGTGTATCCGGCAAATCAACACAGTCCGTTCAAGTTGTATTTAAAACACACCACAACTCCGTTGAAAGATTTGGGCAACCTTTACCAGTATTAATAACTGAAACTTTAACCTTTGCTGATCGAAAAACCGTTGTGTCTGCAGGAATCTCAGAATACGGTTATGCTTGGGTTGTATGTGGCAGAAGATTATTGATTTGGCAATATAGGCAAAACGTTCAAGCACCCTCTGGAACTCCACAAAGGAAACATGCAGTTTCCAATGTATGTTTTGAATTGCAGTTACCTCAAAGTGATTTATCGCATAGAGCTGAATTGGTTGCAGTATTTTTAACAAGTGGAGCACATTCACCATCATGTATAGCTGTCTCACCTGAGGGTTTAATCAGATATTGGCCATCAGTTTCTCATGAAGATGTTTCAATAGAGCAAACTATTGATTTGCAAGGACAAGAGTGCGATAGTTTAACTGAAATTGAAGGTTTAGGATGCATTTTAGCCACAACAACATGTTCTATTGCACTTGTTCAACCACAATTCATCAATGGAAGACATACCCTCAACTGTCACACTCTTAAAGCCCCAACAGGATGGTTGGGTGGTATAAGCAAAAAAATGTCTTCATTCATATTCGGGCCTATATCTTCAGAACAATCTGCAGAAACTAGATTGGTAAGAGTACATAGTATTTCAGATCAGAATGAAGGTTGGACTGTTTTTATACTAGCTGGTCACTCTTtacaaaaatggaaaatttcatcaaatcaaCCAGAACAGCTTATTTATATGGTAGAGTTAAACAGATTAGTGAGAGATCATTTTCGGAGTGCTATGGGTGAAAACTGTGTGGGAGAATTAGATACATGGATTCTTGATTTACAACATGACAAAGAGAATTTAATCCTTTTAACTGCAGCAGTAAATATGCCATATTCCCCACAAATTCATTATGCTTTGATAAGCATTCCAATTAACAATTGTCAGCCTAGTATAATTgcaaaagaattcaaaattttgaaaataatggaaatGTATAGGGAGGACAATCCAGGGGAATCATTATCATACAAATTTTTGTGGTGTAACAATTGTACGTATttattcaatcagaaaaaaataattgttttgaaatcCCCTGAAGAACAAGATGTTTTGGAGTTTACTACTCCTCAAGATTTTATATTAGGAGGATCAGTTTGCGTAAATactccgatatttttcttgaagaatAATGGCTTAGTATCAGTTATTGGAAGTGATCTAAGTTCGGATCTGAATTTGAGTATGGCCAATGCATCATTGGAACAATACGTCAATGAAACCAATGGAGCCAATAATTTATCTGTTTATCATCTGGACCCTATGGAAATATATAACGCTTACACTGATACATTAGGACAAATTAAAGCAgctttcatttttcatatcaagAACCAGATGAGTGCTTGCCAGGATATAGTAAATGAACTATTTCCAGTCGAAGCAGAAACAAGCCCATCAGTTGATTCTGTTCTAGATAATGTTGTAGTTTCTTTATGCAGAGATATAATAAATGATAAGCCTGCTTGTGATCCAAGATGGAATGAGGAGGTAAATCCAGGTATTGGCAGTTCTTATTCCATGCAAATTCTTACACAACTACAAGATAAACATAAAGCTCTCAATTTGTTTTGTAAATTCCTCAGAGAGACCAATTTATGGAATCGACTTGGAGCGCATACCCACAGAGATGGATATCTTGCTACTGTCTACATATTGTCTGAATTTTCTGAGAAAGTTGTTGCTGCAATTCAATTGAAATCTTTTCCAAGTGAACAGATTCTAGATAAGGCAATTGATAGAGCAGTGGAGGGAATCGAGATAGATTCTGAATTTGGCTTGACAAATCAAGATGTGTTCTACAGCACAGTTGATCGCATTTATAAATGTTTTCAAGAATTGGTGAATGGTTGTAGTGAAATTGTGCACTCTGACATGAACCCTAGTGAGATATCTTCGACAATTTCTAAAACCAACAACATAATTCTAAATGTTCTCAAAGAAGTTTTGCAGTATAGGAGGAATAATGCAGATATTTTCACTCCACAAGAAATAGCTTTATCTTTAGCTCCGGATTATTTGTTATGGATCAGTGCAAATGGTACAGAAGGACTAATGGATAGCCTATGGGAGCAACACAATCTCACTTGCAAGTATGCCATGAAGTATACGAGTAATAAACAGTTACGGCATGATTTAAGTCATCAACTAGTGTCTCTAATAGACATTATTTTGGATGGGAGAAAAAATCACATTCAAAGTATTAAAGATACCCATCGTAAAGAACTCAGTTATAAACAATATTGTATTGACagatataaattaatatttccacTAATTGATGAAAAGGAATGGGAGAGTGCTACACAGTTGGCAGagaaatttcttgattttgatTGTCTTATTTGTATTTGTGAGGCAACTGATAATCAACAACGTTTAGATGAATATATGAATAGATTCCAAAGTGAGGGATTCACTGAACATGTATATAATTGGTATTTAAAAGAAAATAAGCAAGCTAAATTAATTGAAAGATGTAGAAAGTTGAATTCAAGAAATGCTCAAAAATTGACAGGATTTCTAGGTCAACATCCTTCTTTACTATGGATGCAACAAATATTTGATCTACAATTTGCACAAGCCTCCCTCACACTATCTAACTTGTCTGATAATGAAACTGATTCAATTACTAAACAAAAGACAATGTACAGTTTAGCGAAGTTGGCTAAATTGGCTGCACCTAATGCAAGAGATACAGACACTTTCTTGGAAAAAGTAAATGATAAGCTAGAACTAATATCCTACCAAGAAGATATTCCAGATTACGTTCTTCAGCATTTTGGTTATAATACAGAGGATCCGCAAGTACTAACtccaaaagaaattatcaatCTTTATATTTGTAACGAATATACTGATTCAAGTGAGTTGGAATTCAAAAAAGCTCTTGATGTCCTGAAATTTATAGATTCTCCAGATATAAAGGAAGAAATGTACTTGAGAATATGGCGTCAAGCTCTATTACGAGATACTTGGCATTATAGTAATTTGGATTCACCACTAGAAATTTTACAGAACaccttaattttcaaaatagtaGATGTTGCAATTTCTATGGGCACAGATGCAGATTTATTGATGcctaatattgaaatattgttgGATGATAATTCATTAGACGATTTAAGGGAAAATAAAGCATGTATTTATTTGTTGAAAACAGGTTACGAACACATTCAAAGAATATTATCTAGctag
- the LOC123675452 gene encoding mitochondrial intermembrane space import and assembly protein 40 → MSVCKQFGKDKVIFATEEDHKVPSTVKLPEPEPQPGLILPSGDINWNCPCLGGMATGPCGFEFRNAFSCFHYSEADPKGSDCYEKFKTMQNCMQKYPTLYNKDIAEDDDFAGLDEPKGSSVVPAENKESTKNVKSESSVSKGGLNLA, encoded by the exons ATGTCAGTTTGCAAGCAGTTTGGAAAAGACAAAGTAATATTTGCTACCGAAGAAGATCATAAAGTTCCGAGTACAGTGAAGCTTCCAGAACCTGAACCACAACCTGGACTAATACTTCCTAGTGGAGATATTAATTGGAACTGCCCTTGCTTAGGCGGTATGGCAACAGGTCCTTGTGGCTTTGAATTTAGGAATGCTTTCAGTTGTTTTCATTACTCTGAAGCTGATCCAAAAG GAAGCGATTGTTATGAGAAGTTCAAAACAATGCAAAATTGTATGCAAAAATATCCCACCTTATATAATAAGGATATTGCTGAGGACGATGATTTTGCTGGTCTGGATGAACCAAAAGGAAGTAGTGTTGTACCAGCTGAAAACAAAGAGTCAACAAAGAATGTAAAAAGTGAGAGCTCAGTATCTAAGGGCGGACTTAATTTAGCCTAA